From one Pagrus major chromosome 21, Pma_NU_1.0 genomic stretch:
- the LOC141017355 gene encoding acyl-coenzyme A thioesterase 1-like — protein MSSQVRLRVLPSARCLFDEPVQVKVAGLRSRQVVTMRATSKDEKGVVFSSSATYRADGNGEINLDRDPSLSGSYVGVEAMGLLWSMRADKLHTKLKKLNSLNPHVVKFSVHEEEGEGRTLGEVTNERCLIGDGVSRLTVKEGNIRGALFTPPGEGPFPAVLDLWTLGGGLSEKRASLLASRGFVVLTIALYGHDDMPKNIKVVHLDYFEEAIEFLKKQDKVGSAGVGVISLSKSGDLALSVASYLPGVEATVWINGCCSNTVFPLYYKESQIHKALMYDSSKSIVTESGAFLIKYNMDNPLAEENKGSLIPIERAKGHFLFVASEDDLNWDSKGYMDLMVERLKRYGKDNYESVSYPGAGHYLEPPHGPYCPSCVHGLVGKPVLWGGEPRSHAAAEVHVWTKIQEFFKTHLRCDATQTKAKY, from the exons ATGTCCTCCCAAGTCAGACTGAGGGTGCTGCCGAGTGCCAGGTGCTTGTTTGATGAGCCTGTTCAGGTGAAGGTGGCCGGGCTGAGGTCGAGACAGGTGGTCACCATGAGAGCCACCTCGAAAGACGAGAAGGGAGTGGTGTTCAGCTCCTCGGCTACATACAGGGCTGATGGTAACGGGGAGATTAATCTGGACCGAGACCCCTCACTCAGCGGGAGCTATGTCGGGGTTGAAGCCATGGGTCTGCTGTGGTCCATGAGGGCAGACAAATTGCACACAAAGCTTAAAAAACTGAATTCACTAAATCCCCACGTGGTGAAGTTCTCTGtgcatgaggaggagggagagggcaGGACGCTGGGGGAGGTGACCAACGAGAGGTGTCTTATTGGCGATGGAGTCAGTCGGCTCACTGTGAAAGAGGGAAATATTCGAGGAGCTCTGTTTACTCCCCCAG GTGAAGGTCCATTCCCTGCTGTGTTGGATCTGTGGACTTTGGGTGGAGGTTTGTCAGAGAAAAGGGCCTCTCTGCTGGCCAGTCGAGGATTTGTGGTTCTGACTATAGCGCTGTACGGCCATGATGACATGCCGAAGAACATCAAAGTGGTCCATCTGGATTATTTTGAGGAAGCAatagagtttttaaaaaaacaagataag GTGGGCAGCGCAGGAGTTGGTGTAATATCCCTTTCTAAGAGTGGAGATCTTGCTCTGTCAGTGGCCTCTTACCTGCCAGGTGTTGAGGCCACAGTGTGGATCAATGGCTGCTGCTCCAATACAGTTTTCCCTCTCTACTATAAGGAAAGCCAAATCCACAAAGCATTAATGTATGACAGCAGCAAGTCGATTGTCACTGAGTCAGGAGCCTTTCTTATCAAGTATAATATGGACAATCCTCTTGCAGAGGAGAACAAGGGCAGCCTGATCCCCATCGAACGAGCCAAGGGACATTTCCTCTTCGTGGCTTCAGAGGACGACCTCAACTGGGACAGTAAGGGTTACATGGACCTGATGGTGGAGAGACTGAAGCGTTACGGAAAGGACAACTATGAGAGCGTGTCTTACCCTGGAGCAGGACATTACCTGGAGCCACCTCATGGGCCCTACTGCCCCTCCTGTGTTCATGGGCTTGTGGGTAAACCAGTCCTGTGGGGGGGTGAGCCCAGATCCCACGCAGCAGCTGAAGTGCACGTGTGGACGAAGATCCAGGAGTTTTTCAAAACACACCTGAGATGTGATGCTACACAGACTAAAGCGAAGTATTAG